A single window of Rubripirellula lacrimiformis DNA harbors:
- a CDS encoding ATP-grasp domain-containing protein — protein sequence MRIFVGEYVCGGGLAGHAIDQIPLSLRREGAAMLRSVSTDLASVAETVVPLDARFASMPLNVTETIEIDPSAPLWGQWIEAAKNCDAALIVAPESDGVLAKAVAMLRAGGVDVIAGSGDFLRVASDKWLTAKTLISAGVAHPIYMTLNDKRFVKKLAKYNKFVVKPRDGCGTKEIKKFDSLEEARASLEKNGILQAWMPGRSISIALVASKTHTVFLPAVSQQLCDNTCEYTGGQGPLDDDAQRRATALAMRTIEVMPPTVRGIVGLDILLGERPSEDFVIEINPRLTTSYVGLRRMIHGNLAARLFDLETGPVSCCTPVDSVRWNSEGEVWINNAVAEFA from the coding sequence ATGCGTATCTTTGTAGGAGAGTATGTTTGTGGCGGTGGATTGGCGGGGCACGCCATTGATCAGATTCCGCTATCCCTAAGGCGCGAAGGCGCTGCAATGCTGCGCAGTGTGTCAACCGACTTGGCCAGCGTTGCAGAGACGGTGGTCCCGTTGGATGCTCGCTTTGCGTCGATGCCGCTAAACGTCACCGAAACCATCGAAATCGATCCCAGCGCACCTTTGTGGGGGCAGTGGATCGAGGCCGCTAAAAACTGCGATGCAGCCCTCATCGTTGCCCCCGAAAGCGATGGCGTCCTGGCCAAAGCCGTTGCGATGCTTCGCGCCGGCGGGGTCGACGTGATCGCCGGCAGCGGAGATTTCTTGCGAGTCGCCAGCGACAAATGGCTGACCGCCAAGACACTGATTTCCGCGGGCGTTGCCCACCCGATCTACATGACGTTGAACGACAAGCGGTTCGTCAAGAAACTCGCCAAGTACAACAAATTTGTGGTCAAACCACGCGACGGCTGTGGAACCAAAGAGATCAAGAAATTTGATTCGCTAGAAGAAGCCCGCGCGTCGCTGGAAAAGAACGGCATCCTGCAGGCCTGGATGCCCGGCCGGTCGATCTCCATCGCACTGGTTGCTTCGAAAACTCATACGGTTTTCCTGCCCGCAGTTTCTCAGCAACTTTGCGACAACACTTGCGAATACACCGGAGGCCAAGGGCCGCTGGATGACGACGCGCAACGTCGTGCGACCGCGCTTGCGATGCGAACGATCGAAGTGATGCCACCAACGGTACGAGGCATCGTCGGCCTGGACATCCTGCTGGGCGAACGTCCCAGCGAAGACTTCGTGATCGAGATCAATCCACGATTGACGACGTCCTATGTGGGTCTGCGACGGATGATCCACGGCAACCTGGCTGCGCGTTTGTTTGACCTAGAAACCGGCCCGGTTTCTTGCTGCACGCCAGTGGATTCCGTCAGGTGGAATTCCGAAGGCGAGGTATGGATCAACAATGCTGTGGCAGAGTTTGCTTGA
- a CDS encoding IS4 family transposase: MHCNRLTAWASPSLSYTSFLRHSVPDISSRDGDDSMCPGWIEEETRTLDLGDKRRSKRFRRILEQFDQVAPSTPAACGEVADLTATYRLFNTPSVNWMAILQPHNQATMERSAKYDVVVLAQDTTVCDLTKPSRQVVGAGPLEDVKKRGFFLHPLYAVTLDGLVLGCVDQLIWTRDSIRQNVGKAQRDREIRTMAFEEKESARWLELMQSGEQIALANPQTHYIGVSDSESDIYELLIQNNDLAENYDFVIRGCQDRRVYLGSAEQPKVLSEAIAEVPFSHEFEVSVSPRKSLISGESRKRRSNRDGRTATISVRAKTVQVHGPQRPGGKVARVELQVVEAVELDPPVGCEPIHWVLFTSLAVTSLAQIELVLSAYCRRWDIEVFFKTLKSGMRIEKLKYQSIDAYLNAVAALMITAFRVEQLKSASRVTPEASCGAIYDATFWQAVMTVVEGGVLHSDTPPTLKDFCRVIAKLGGYVDQHGQGPPGSTTIWRGLLKAHAYHEAYLAIKGLK; the protein is encoded by the coding sequence GTGCACTGCAATCGTTTAACCGCGTGGGCATCGCCCTCTTTATCCTACACATCTTTCTTGAGACACTCCGTCCCTGACATTTCTTCAAGGGACGGAGATGATTCGATGTGTCCAGGATGGATTGAGGAAGAGACTCGGACTTTGGACCTGGGTGACAAGCGTCGAAGTAAACGCTTCAGGCGAATTCTTGAGCAGTTCGATCAGGTAGCGCCCTCGACACCGGCGGCGTGCGGAGAAGTTGCAGACCTCACTGCCACTTACCGGCTTTTCAACACCCCCAGTGTGAACTGGATGGCAATTCTGCAGCCCCATAATCAAGCCACGATGGAGCGGTCAGCCAAGTACGATGTCGTCGTGCTGGCACAGGACACCACCGTTTGCGATCTCACCAAACCTTCGCGTCAAGTCGTCGGTGCCGGGCCTCTGGAGGACGTAAAAAAGCGGGGATTCTTTCTGCATCCGCTTTATGCCGTCACTCTCGATGGTCTCGTCTTGGGTTGCGTTGACCAACTTATCTGGACACGTGACTCGATTCGCCAAAACGTGGGCAAAGCTCAACGCGATCGCGAGATCAGGACCATGGCGTTTGAAGAAAAGGAAAGCGCTCGTTGGCTTGAACTGATGCAAAGCGGCGAACAGATCGCTCTGGCAAACCCTCAAACTCATTACATCGGCGTCTCGGACAGCGAATCAGACATCTACGAGTTGCTCATCCAGAACAATGATCTGGCCGAAAACTATGATTTCGTTATCCGCGGATGTCAGGATCGGCGAGTCTATCTTGGCTCTGCTGAACAACCCAAGGTGCTGAGCGAGGCGATTGCCGAAGTCCCTTTTTCGCACGAATTTGAAGTCAGTGTTTCGCCACGAAAGTCGTTAATTAGCGGTGAAAGCCGCAAACGCCGAAGCAACCGCGACGGCCGCACTGCAACGATCTCGGTTCGTGCGAAGACGGTTCAAGTGCATGGCCCGCAGCGTCCCGGCGGAAAGGTTGCTCGCGTGGAGCTTCAAGTTGTCGAAGCGGTTGAGCTTGATCCTCCGGTGGGGTGCGAGCCGATCCACTGGGTACTCTTTACTTCACTCGCGGTGACCAGTTTGGCTCAGATCGAGCTAGTTTTATCAGCATACTGCAGGCGCTGGGACATCGAGGTTTTTTTCAAGACGCTCAAGAGCGGGATGAGGATAGAGAAGCTGAAGTATCAAAGTATTGACGCATATTTGAACGCTGTGGCCGCCTTGATGATCACGGCATTCCGAGTCGAGCAACTTAAAAGCGCTTCGCGTGTCACTCCGGAGGCAAGCTGCGGGGCGATCTACGATGCGACGTTTTGGCAAGCGGTGATGACGGTCGTTGAAGGCGGTGTTTTGCACAGCGATACCCCACCGACGCTGAAAGATTTTTGTCGAGTGATTGCCAAACTAGGTGGCTACGTAGACCAACACGGGCAAGGACCTCCAGGCTCGACGACCATCTGGCGTGGTCTGCTCAAAGCCCATGCCTACCACGAAGCCTATTTGGCAATCAAAGGCTTAAAATAG